One part of the Haliotis asinina isolate JCU_RB_2024 chromosome 2, JCU_Hal_asi_v2, whole genome shotgun sequence genome encodes these proteins:
- the LOC137274286 gene encoding ubiquitin-conjugating enzyme E2-17 kDa isoform X2 — protein sequence MSTPARRRLMRDFKRLQEDPPAGVSGAPTDNNIMLWNAVIFGPHDTPFEDGTFKLTIEFTEEYPNKPPTVRFVSKMFHPNVYADGSICLDILQNRWSPTYDVSAILTSIQSLLDEPNPNSPANNIAAQLYQDNRREYEKRVKTVVEESWIYLGEV from the exons ATGTCTACTCCAGCCAGAAGAAGACTAATGCGCGATTTCAAAAG ATTACAAGAGGATCCCCCGGCCGGTGTTAGTGGTGCTCCTACAGATAACAATATTATGCTTTGGAATGCTGTTATATTTGG GCCTCATGACACCCCTTTTGAAGATGGTACTTTCAAGTTAACTATAGAATTCACAGAGGAATATCCAAACAAACCTCCCACAGTCCGATTTGTGTCAAAGATGTTCCACCCTAATG TTTACGCTGATGGGAGTATATGTTTAGATATATTACAGAATAGATGGAGTCCTACATACGATGTGTCAGCTATACTTACGTCAATACAG TCTTTGTTAGACGAACCCAACCCAAACAGCCCAGCTAATAACATAGCAGCCCAGCTTTACCAAGACAACCGGCGCGAGTATGAGAAGCGTGTTAAGACGGTTGTTGAAGAAAGTTGGATTTACCTAGGGGAGGTGTAA
- the LOC137274286 gene encoding ubiquitin-conjugating enzyme E2-17 kDa isoform X1 translates to MSTPARRRLMRDFKRLQEDPPAGVSGAPTDNNIMLWNAVIFGPHDTPFEDGTFKLTIEFTEEYPNKPPTVRFVSKMFHPNVYADGSICLDILQNRWSPTYDVSAILTSIQSLLHDPNPNSPANNEAAQLYRENRREYEKKVSAIVQESWNDEEEDEEDAMACS, encoded by the exons ATGTCTACTCCAGCCAGAAGAAGACTAATGCGCGATTTCAAAAG ATTACAAGAGGATCCCCCGGCCGGTGTTAGTGGTGCTCCTACAGATAACAATATTATGCTTTGGAATGCTGTTATATTTGG GCCTCATGACACCCCTTTTGAAGATGGTACTTTCAAGTTAACTATAGAATTCACAGAGGAATATCCAAACAAACCTCCCACAGTCCGATTTGTGTCAAAGATGTTCCACCCTAATG TTTACGCTGATGGGAGTATATGTTTAGATATATTACAGAATAGATGGAGTCCTACATACGATGTGTCAGCTATACTTACGTCAATACAG TCACTGCTACATGATCCGAATCCAAATAGTCCAGCCAACAATGAGGCTGCCCAGTTGTATCGAGAGAATCGACGGGAATACGAGAAAAAAGTGTCAGCGATTGTTCAGGAAAGCTGGAATGATGAGGAGGAAGATGAAGAGGACGCGATGGCTTGCTCTTAG
- the LOC137274285 gene encoding ufm1-specific protease 2-like: MAASVLVHEKLLNLLQRASWKHKGFHGFIIGRKNESAVEALFTTYCGSVDEKIVTDTERRSQQLLPGGFELCGAIVVTDKAPGPVNTRAAVQAHISNKLLESLGEEPFIVCHIQLGSGQLGTNNFLLLDADQEVSECQVSLTRDDVLSNSVVFRLQAHVPITISIDSSSKDWQQAINCEISRICRSLQSPACVFSVKNTRILLTSSEVKGVLGDQPCDVLYQHIESDNDVPVVRSKKKGLKDQGPIGVQLLLLVSEEVAGDVPCCAPVVHHSIGDFRAVKMRLPLDVLSVIKSDENIESLHSAFTTAVKCQLESMKDCLCQYKQGESFCIPEAFHFRPGGGPCFVTHVYPRAIADEDMESQRRDLHQLLMLPADRPLFRRANQYMFPGQPTTDGYLLNPHTGLSPGGVGTKYLVEGTYSYHHYMQDRFNDNQWGCAYRSLQTLVSWFRFQGYTDKPIPTHKEIQQALVDIGDKEKSFVGSRKWIGSLEVGYCLDQLIGVTCKIMNVSSGADLAGKGRELASHFTHQGTPIMIGGGVLAHTILGVDFDEITGNIRFLILDPHYTESEDLKVILDKGWCGWKGPDFWDVNAHYNLCMPQRPQVI, from the exons ATGGCTGCCTCGGTACTTGTCCACGAGAAGTTactaaat CTTCTACAGCGAGCATCATGGAAACACAAAGGGTTTCATGGGTTTATCATTGGACGCAAAAATGAATCTGCTGTAGAGGCTTTATTCACCACATATTGTGGATCAGTTGATGAAAAGATTGTGACAGATACAGAAAGACGGTCACAGCAACTTCTTCCAGGAG GTTTTGAATTGTGTGGTGCTATAGTTGTGACTGACAAGGCGCCAGGACCAGTCAACACAAGAGCAGCTGTACAGGCACACATCTCCAACAAACTTCTG GAGTCTCTTGGAGAAGAGCCCTTCATTGTGTGTCATATCCAGTTGGGGTCTGGTCAACTTGGCACCAACAATTTCCTCCTCCTTGATGCTGACCAGGAGGTGTCAGAGTGCCAGGTCAGCCTAACCCGAGATGATGTACTGTCCAACAGTGTGGTGTTCCGACTGCAAGCACATGTACCCATCACTATCTCTATAGACTCTAGCTCAA AAGATTGGCAGCAAGCCATCAACTGTGAGATCAGTCGAATATGTCGCAGTCTCCAGTCTCCTGCCTGTGTGTTCTCTGTGAAAAACACACGCATCCTGCTGACATCTTCCGAGGTGAAGGGTGTGTTAGGTGACCAGCCATGTGATGTGCTGTACCAGCACATTGAGTCAGACAATGATGTACCTGTGGTCCGAAGTAAGAAGAAAGGATTAAAGGACCAG GGACCAATAGGTGTCCAGTTGCTGCTGTTGGTGAGTGAGGAGGTGGCAGGAGACGTGCCCTGTTGTGCTCCAGTTGTTCATCATAGTATAG GAGATTTCAGAGCCGTTAAGATGCGGCTGCCCCTAGATGTTTTGTCAGTCATTAAGTCAGATGAGAATATAGAAAGTTTACACTCAGCCTTCACTACAGCTGTGAAATGTCAGCTAGAATCAATGAAAGATTGTCTGTGTCAGTACAAACAG GGAGAGAGCTTCTGCATCCCTGAAGCCTTCCACTTCCGACCTGGTGGGGGACCATGCTTCGTCACTCACGTGTATCCTCGGGCAATAGCAGATGAAGATATGG AAAGTCAGCGACGAGATCTTCATCAATTACTGATGTTGCCTGCAGACAGACCATTGTTCCGACGTGCCAACCAATATATGTTTCCCGGACAACCCACAACAGATGGCTATTTGCTGAACCCACACACAGGGCTGTCTCCAGGAG GTGTTGGGACCAAGTACTTGGTGGAAGGGACATACAGCTACCATCACTACATGCAGGACCGCTTCAACGACAACCAGTGGGGCTGTGCATACCGCTCCCTCCAGACACTGGTGTCCTGGTTCCGTTTCCAAGGTTACACGGACAAACCTATTCCCACTCACAAAGAAATACAGCAG GCTCTGGTTGACATTGGAGATAAAGAAAAGTCATTTGTTGGAAGTCGGAAGTGGATTGGCTCACTTGAAGTCGGGTACTGTCTGGATCAGCTGATCGGG GTGACATGCAAAATCATGAACGTAAGCAGCGGAGCAGACTTGGCTGGCAAAGGGAGAGAACTGGCATCACACTTCACGCACCAGGGCACACCAATCATGATAG GTGGGGGTGTTTTGGCCCATACCATCCTCGGAGTGGATTTTGATGAAATCACAGGGAACATCCGCTTTCTGATCCTGGACCCCCACTACACTGAGTCAGAGGACCTGAAGGTTATCTTGGATAAG GGATGGTGTGGCTGGAAGGGACCAGATTTCTGGGATGTCAATGCTCACTACAATCTGTGTATGCCTCAGAGACCACAGGTCATATGA